One window of Nocardia nova SH22a genomic DNA carries:
- a CDS encoding PE domain-containing protein, producing the protein MSGELRLDLTGLRERAARLADIADRVQQTHAGLRGCLEQADGSWGDDHMGRAFAEQFTPHADQVVASVQAMVESLRSTASGIAGTANEFAARDADNATRVAGAADDPGSGDRTGTQPEPAAGPAAPADQPGSTARDPVAPEQRSPVYPPGGQQRTGQQPDGRTRPGGTPSLDGAPGADSGRQSQAPWNRSRPDPGSASSAGPGAPGQRTGSVSPASGAGSRPPVSAPADGRNTPGAAGGNSAAGRSDTPWSGQSPRTPGQPRTPGTPGNAERPGNTGTNPRPGSPPRPNAPAGNKGREGDRRERNRRPATDPAIERLARALAERHGVQVTGFDTPGLQLPAVRDFVNAVDRVLTEYPMITLDVVAVAELDDELGPVRWSCEPSGIEGGTRSITLDRRTAQQPDTPAPDVSVATLRAFARAFDAAGGGVARRQAQRVLISEYLRTLPRPRPTLSAVVRGYRDWREESAGNLRAAGEFDVDLMLGAAFADVVQHGEKAGIQARLLHAVLVAAASRPG; encoded by the coding sequence ATGAGCGGCGAACTTCGATTGGATCTGACCGGCCTGCGCGAACGTGCCGCGCGGCTGGCCGACATTGCCGATCGAGTGCAGCAGACCCACGCCGGACTGCGGGGATGCCTGGAGCAGGCCGACGGCAGCTGGGGCGACGACCATATGGGTCGCGCATTCGCCGAGCAGTTCACACCGCACGCCGATCAGGTAGTGGCGAGTGTGCAGGCCATGGTGGAGAGCCTGCGCAGTACGGCGTCCGGAATCGCAGGCACCGCAAACGAATTCGCGGCGCGGGATGCCGACAACGCCACCCGGGTGGCCGGGGCGGCCGACGATCCGGGCTCGGGCGACCGCACCGGGACGCAGCCCGAGCCGGCGGCCGGTCCGGCGGCACCGGCCGATCAGCCCGGCTCAACCGCGCGCGACCCCGTGGCGCCGGAACAGAGGTCTCCGGTGTATCCGCCCGGCGGGCAGCAGCGCACCGGACAACAGCCCGATGGGCGAACCCGGCCCGGCGGCACACCTTCGCTGGACGGGGCGCCGGGGGCCGACAGCGGCCGGCAGTCACAGGCGCCGTGGAATCGTTCCCGGCCCGATCCCGGTTCGGCGAGCAGCGCGGGCCCCGGCGCCCCCGGCCAACGGACCGGATCGGTGTCGCCGGCGTCCGGCGCGGGATCACGGCCGCCGGTGTCGGCTCCGGCCGATGGGCGGAATACCCCCGGCGCGGCGGGCGGCAACAGCGCTGCGGGCCGGAGCGATACCCCGTGGTCCGGGCAATCGCCCCGAACCCCCGGCCAACCCCGGACGCCGGGCACCCCCGGAAACGCCGAGCGCCCCGGAAACACCGGGACAAATCCGAGGCCCGGCTCTCCGCCGCGACCGAATGCACCGGCCGGAAACAAAGGCCGCGAAGGTGATCGACGCGAACGCAACCGGCGCCCGGCCACCGACCCTGCGATCGAACGGCTGGCACGCGCATTGGCCGAGCGGCACGGCGTCCAGGTGACCGGGTTCGACACCCCGGGCCTCCAGCTTCCGGCGGTCCGGGATTTCGTGAACGCGGTGGACCGGGTGCTCACCGAGTATCCGATGATCACGTTGGACGTCGTCGCGGTGGCCGAACTCGATGATGAACTCGGACCCGTGCGGTGGAGTTGTGAACCGTCCGGCATCGAGGGCGGGACCAGGTCGATCACACTGGACCGGCGCACCGCACAACAGCCGGACACACCTGCGCCCGATGTATCCGTGGCCACCCTGCGGGCATTCGCCCGAGCTTTCGATGCCGCCGGCGGCGGTGTCGCACGACGGCAGGCTCAACGCGTCCTGATCTCGGAATACCTGCGCACTCTGCCGCGACCGCGCCCCACGCTCTCCGCGGTGGTGCGCGGATACCGGGACTGGCGGGAAGAATCGGCCGGAAATCTCAGGGCAGCAGGCGAATTCGATGTGGACCTGATGCTCGGCGCCGCATTCGCCGACGTGGTCCAGCACGGCGAGAAGGCGGGGATTCAGGCGAGACTGCTGCATGCCGTCCTGGTCGCCGCTGCATCCCGGCCGGGGTAG